One genomic window of Paenisporosarcina antarctica includes the following:
- a CDS encoding NAD(P)-dependent oxidoreductase, translating into MVKEEKIDLMKPTAFLINAARGGLIDEEALAIALKNKTIAGAALDVFEQEHTLKNHSLWGLDNVIVTPHIAGLTTEAMSIMSLECSKEIVRVKNNEEPIKWVNKKQMTKI; encoded by the coding sequence ATTGTAAAAGAAGAAAAAATTGATTTGATGAAACCGACTGCATTTTTAATTAATGCTGCTAGAGGAGGTTTGATTGATGAAGAAGCACTAGCAATTGCATTGAAAAATAAAACGATTGCAGGTGCTGCCCTTGATGTTTTTGAACAAGAGCATACTTTAAAAAATCATTCTTTATGGGGTTTAGATAATGTGATTGTTACACCACACATAGCAGGACTAACTACTGAAGCTATGAGTATCATGTCTTTAGAATGTTCAAAGGAAATTGTAAGGGTGAAAAATAATGAAGAGCCTATTAAGTGGGTAAATAAAAAACAAATGACTAAAATTTAA
- the psiE gene encoding phosphate-starvation-inducible protein PsiE, which produces MFNVKEKYSFLLQVIPKVLQILLNVSLIFLAAILSFLLVNELLVFSQLIIVRKAIDYKLFLESILIYFLYFEFITMIVKYFKDDYHFPIRYFIYVSITAMTRLIIVEHNNPIDTLLYTVVILILIIGYFIMNLTPYERPDSRWFFKQ; this is translated from the coding sequence ATGTTTAACGTAAAAGAGAAGTACTCTTTTTTATTACAAGTAATTCCAAAAGTGCTCCAAATACTTTTGAATGTTTCTCTCATTTTTCTTGCGGCTATTCTTTCCTTTTTACTTGTTAACGAATTGCTAGTGTTCAGTCAGTTGATAATAGTAAGAAAGGCTATTGACTACAAACTATTCCTAGAGAGTATACTTATCTACTTTTTGTATTTTGAGTTTATTACAATGATAGTTAAATACTTTAAGGATGATTATCACTTTCCTATTAGATATTTTATATACGTTAGTATTACCGCCATGACAAGACTGATTATTGTTGAACATAATAACCCTATAGATACCTTACTGTATACAGTTGTAATATTAATCCTGATTATTGGCTATTTCATTATGAATTTAACTCCATATGAAAGGCCTGATAGTAGATGGTTTTTTAAACAGTAA
- a CDS encoding cation:proton antiporter yields MSTALIVILLSIGYIIFTIDKKQENFPVPVVLLLIGIALSFIPYFSDVQVTGDIIYNIFLPGLLFTSAYRFSTKALRKNAGIIGALSTIGIILTAGLMGVVIYYVGGLFFSISFIGALLVASILTPTDPVSVIAILKKAAPDKTIADIVDGESMINDGTSIVLFSVISGMYINHQSFNIWSFLGEFSYVSIGGAGLGVVVGWLLSKAVHYTHHRDYQVMLSIIIAYGSFQLAENLGFSGVLATVAAGIMLSWEFTHTNKEDHYSEALSGFWDVVEPTLLSLLFLLIGIVATDYLTSAHWGLAVVIFIATIVIRFLVVSGTMQFFSGWRKVVNWKKAFLISWSGIRGSMSVFLLLSLSAMNDSNVDNLISLAFPVVIISLVVQSIGIYPLSKWMGDK; encoded by the coding sequence TTGTCTACAGCACTCATTGTTATTTTATTATCAATAGGTTATATCATTTTTACGATTGATAAAAAGCAAGAAAATTTCCCGGTTCCCGTTGTACTGCTATTAATTGGAATCGCGTTATCGTTTATTCCTTATTTTTCGGATGTCCAGGTAACAGGAGATATCATTTACAATATATTTCTTCCAGGTTTATTGTTTACATCTGCTTACCGCTTTTCCACAAAGGCATTGCGAAAAAATGCAGGAATTATCGGGGCACTCAGCACTATTGGAATCATTCTCACTGCTGGGTTGATGGGCGTGGTTATTTATTATGTAGGCGGATTGTTTTTCTCGATATCCTTTATCGGAGCCTTGTTGGTTGCTTCTATTCTGACACCAACTGATCCTGTATCTGTTATTGCGATACTAAAAAAGGCTGCACCAGATAAAACGATTGCTGATATCGTGGATGGCGAATCAATGATTAATGATGGAACGAGTATTGTGCTATTTAGTGTAATCTCCGGAATGTACATAAATCATCAATCCTTCAATATTTGGTCATTTCTAGGTGAGTTTAGCTATGTTTCAATCGGAGGGGCAGGCCTTGGAGTAGTAGTGGGCTGGTTATTAAGTAAAGCTGTTCACTACACACATCATCGGGATTACCAAGTCATGCTCAGTATCATCATCGCCTATGGCTCCTTTCAGTTGGCTGAAAATCTCGGTTTTTCAGGTGTGTTGGCAACGGTTGCTGCAGGAATCATGTTGTCATGGGAGTTCACCCATACAAATAAAGAAGATCATTACAGTGAAGCATTGTCCGGTTTTTGGGACGTTGTTGAGCCAACGCTGCTGTCATTGTTGTTTTTATTAATCGGTATCGTGGCAACAGATTATTTAACATCGGCCCACTGGGGGTTGGCTGTGGTCATATTCATAGCCACGATTGTTATACGCTTCCTTGTCGTGTCCGGTACAATGCAATTTTTTAGTGGATGGAGAAAAGTGGTCAACTGGAAAAAAGCATTCCTCATTTCATGGTCAGGCATTCGCGGATCGATGTCAGTGTTTTTATTGTTAAGTTTGAGTGCCATGAATGACAGCAATGTAGATAATTTAATTTCTCTTGCATTTCCAGTGGTAATTATTTCTTTAGTAGTCCAGAGTATCGGCATCTATCCACTTTCGAAATGGATGGGAGACAAATAA
- a CDS encoding DMT family transporter, with protein sequence MKPLYYGLLVLLTTFLMGSSFTVGKIGLTYVSPLLLVGIRFTIAGILMALLVRKKPLPRLPLDWGRMFVVGLFQTAGVMGCIFLSLRTITAGESSILTFSNPLMVVILGTIFLGIRFKLIQWIGVVTGFIGVFITLGFHIQLNIGTLFGVGAALSWSIATILIKKWGIRFNIWVLTAYQMLFGGMMLLVMGVTLETPKLIINTTSISIILWLAIMASIVQFAIWFYLLHKSDPGKTSAFLFLAPVFGVLTGWIFLNEVVEWYVYLGGLLIFIGIFLVNWTFSKKNKLL encoded by the coding sequence ATGAAGCCATTATATTACGGACTACTAGTTTTACTTACCACTTTTCTGATGGGCTCTTCTTTTACGGTAGGTAAGATTGGTTTAACCTATGTATCTCCCCTTTTACTCGTGGGTATTCGATTTACAATTGCGGGTATTTTGATGGCCCTATTAGTTCGGAAGAAACCCCTTCCGCGACTACCACTTGATTGGGGAAGGATGTTTGTAGTGGGTCTCTTTCAGACGGCTGGCGTAATGGGCTGTATATTTCTGAGTTTAAGAACCATTACCGCAGGGGAATCTTCCATCTTAACATTTAGTAATCCTTTAATGGTTGTTATTTTAGGAACGATATTCCTTGGAATTAGATTCAAACTTATCCAATGGATCGGCGTAGTTACTGGTTTTATTGGGGTTTTTATTACACTTGGATTTCATATACAACTAAATATAGGAACATTATTTGGAGTAGGAGCCGCACTTTCATGGTCAATTGCCACCATCTTAATAAAAAAGTGGGGCATCCGCTTCAATATTTGGGTGTTGACTGCGTATCAAATGCTTTTCGGCGGTATGATGCTATTAGTAATGGGTGTAACATTAGAGACACCTAAATTAATCATTAACACGACATCTATTTCTATCATTTTATGGCTTGCTATTATGGCTTCCATAGTACAATTTGCCATATGGTTTTATTTGTTACATAAAAGTGATCCAGGTAAGACGAGCGCATTCCTCTTTTTAGCTCCCGTTTTCGGAGTTTTAACAGGATGGATATTTTTGAATGAAGTAGTCGAATGGTATGTTTATTTAGGCGGATTACTCATATTCATAGGCATCTTTCTTGTAAACTGGACCTTTTCAAAGAAGAACAAATTACTATAA
- a CDS encoding BCCT family transporter, whose product MLKKNPNHVSYNNIVFKVSAIVIALFTLWGAFSPDTLAKYASAVFSFTSKSFGWFYLLSVAGFVFFCLFLAFSKYGNIKLGKDDEKAEFSLFTWISMLFSAGFGVGIVFWGVAEPLTHFVTPPLAGVEPQTAEAARLAMRYSFFNWGIHQWSVFAIVGLALAYFQFRHKRKGLISETISEVLPKRGRGRIKLFISILAIIATVTGVATSIGMGVLQISGGMNYVFQVPNSAWLQIGIVGIILVLYLISSTTGINKGIKLLSLLNMSLVAVLMIFFLFRGPTIFIMESFVVGLGDYLQNFVEMSFFLTPYSGDTWVNDWTVFYWAWVIAWSPFVGSFVARVSRGRTIREFVLGVMIVPPVIGFAWMAIFGGTGLYLDLYTGTAISQAVSQDVTTAIFVLLQEFPLYILLSVIMIALIVIFLVTSADSAVFVLGMMSSDGNLNPSTSVKVIWGVLIASITAVLIVSSGLKGLQTASLVSALPFTFILILMSIALYKSLSNEKSPEKMGQNPEHTNPVYAEKNEEMKQQHQEKEKVPQETR is encoded by the coding sequence ATGTTGAAGAAAAACCCAAACCACGTATCTTATAATAATATAGTGTTTAAAGTATCAGCTATTGTTATTGCCCTATTCACTCTTTGGGGTGCATTTTCACCTGACACGCTAGCGAAATATGCTTCAGCTGTTTTCTCATTTACTAGCAAAAGCTTTGGGTGGTTTTACTTGCTTAGTGTTGCAGGTTTTGTTTTTTTCTGCCTATTCCTTGCGTTCAGTAAATATGGAAATATCAAACTTGGCAAAGATGATGAAAAAGCAGAGTTTTCACTTTTCACATGGATCAGTATGTTATTTAGCGCAGGTTTTGGTGTTGGAATTGTATTTTGGGGTGTAGCCGAACCATTGACTCATTTTGTCACTCCTCCACTTGCAGGAGTAGAACCTCAAACTGCCGAAGCCGCACGTTTAGCGATGCGCTATTCATTTTTTAACTGGGGAATTCACCAGTGGTCTGTTTTTGCGATTGTTGGATTAGCTCTAGCATACTTTCAATTCCGTCATAAAAGAAAAGGGCTTATCAGTGAAACGATTTCTGAGGTGCTTCCGAAAAGAGGTAGAGGTCGTATAAAATTATTTATTAGCATTCTTGCCATTATAGCAACAGTAACTGGTGTTGCTACCTCAATTGGTATGGGTGTCTTACAAATAAGCGGTGGTATGAACTACGTATTTCAAGTTCCAAATAGTGCATGGCTACAAATCGGTATAGTTGGAATTATCTTAGTGCTTTATCTTATTTCATCGACGACTGGAATTAATAAAGGTATTAAACTATTGAGTCTTCTAAATATGTCACTAGTAGCGGTGTTAATGATTTTCTTCCTTTTCAGAGGACCAACTATCTTTATAATGGAAAGCTTTGTTGTTGGGCTGGGGGACTACCTTCAGAACTTTGTTGAAATGAGCTTTTTCTTAACCCCATATTCAGGAGATACATGGGTGAATGATTGGACCGTATTTTATTGGGCATGGGTAATTGCGTGGTCGCCATTTGTTGGGTCATTTGTTGCTCGTGTTTCAAGAGGAAGAACAATTCGTGAATTTGTCTTAGGAGTCATGATTGTTCCGCCAGTCATTGGTTTTGCTTGGATGGCAATTTTCGGAGGTACAGGATTATACTTGGACTTGTACACAGGAACAGCCATTTCTCAGGCAGTTTCTCAAGATGTGACAACGGCCATATTCGTACTCTTACAGGAATTCCCACTCTATATTTTATTATCTGTCATTATGATTGCACTTATTGTTATCTTTCTTGTTACATCGGCCGACTCTGCAGTATTCGTACTCGGAATGATGTCTTCAGATGGCAACTTGAATCCTTCAACTTCAGTGAAGGTCATTTGGGGCGTATTAATAGCATCAATCACAGCGGTTCTAATCGTCAGCAGTGGTTTAAAAGGTTTGCAGACAGCATCCTTAGTCTCTGCACTGCCGTTTACATTCATTTTGATTTTAATGAGTATAGCTCTATACAAATCGTTATCAAATGAGAAAAGTCCAGAAAAAATGGGACAGAACCCTGAACATACGAACCCTGTCTATGCAGAGAAAAATGAAGAGATGAAACAACAACACCAGGAGAAAGAGAAAGTGCCTCAAGAAACCAGATAA
- a CDS encoding aldehyde dehydrogenase family protein produces the protein MTTQLTGQKMFLAGKWVNGDRIIEVRDPQDNSIIDTVPAASAKDMVNCIEEAKDGAEIAASMPVHERMKVINVAADYIEQNLEKYARTIATESSKTIREASKEVQRCVQTLRISAEEARRIHGETIPFDQMPGSENRVGYYYRFPIGIIGAITPFNDPLNLVAHKVGPAIASGNAIIVKPATVTPLSALLLAEAFAYAGLPPKVLSVITGYGNEIGDVLVTHPAVRMISFTGGVEVGEKITRKAGLKKISMELGSNSPVIVLEDSDIDDAVESTVSGAFYAAGQNCLSVQRIYIQESILYSFQTKFVERTNQYCVGDKQLEITDMGPLITEKEAIRVENLVNEAIEKGALLLTGGKRNGAFYLPTVLTNVPKNCTIATDEIFGPVVLLYSVPDLDEAIRLSNEVNYGLQAGIFTKSIDKAHRAIAKMDVGGIMINDSSDYRIDSMPFGGVKKSGLGREGIKFSVQEMTEPKVVCFKLSDY, from the coding sequence ATGACAACTCAACTTACAGGGCAAAAGATGTTCCTTGCAGGCAAATGGGTGAATGGTGATCGAATCATTGAGGTTCGTGATCCTCAAGATAACAGCATCATCGATACAGTTCCTGCAGCATCAGCGAAGGATATGGTGAATTGTATTGAGGAAGCGAAAGACGGAGCTGAAATTGCTGCTTCTATGCCGGTGCATGAACGCATGAAAGTGATCAATGTTGCCGCAGATTATATAGAGCAGAATTTAGAAAAGTACGCTCGAACTATAGCGACAGAAAGTAGTAAAACAATTCGTGAAGCATCGAAAGAAGTGCAAAGATGTGTTCAGACATTGCGCATAAGTGCTGAAGAAGCAAGAAGAATTCACGGTGAGACAATTCCTTTTGATCAAATGCCAGGAAGTGAGAATCGAGTAGGATATTATTATCGTTTTCCAATTGGAATTATTGGTGCCATTACACCGTTTAATGATCCACTTAACCTTGTTGCACACAAAGTAGGACCGGCAATCGCATCTGGAAATGCAATTATCGTTAAGCCGGCAACAGTAACGCCATTAAGCGCATTGTTGCTTGCGGAAGCATTTGCTTATGCAGGTTTACCTCCAAAAGTGTTATCAGTAATTACTGGTTACGGAAATGAAATTGGTGATGTTTTGGTTACACATCCTGCGGTACGTATGATTAGCTTTACAGGAGGAGTAGAAGTTGGTGAGAAAATCACAAGAAAAGCGGGTTTGAAAAAAATTAGTATGGAGCTCGGTTCGAATTCTCCAGTTATCGTACTGGAAGATAGTGATATTGATGATGCTGTTGAATCAACTGTTTCAGGTGCATTCTATGCCGCAGGTCAGAATTGCCTGAGTGTGCAACGAATTTATATCCAAGAAAGTATTCTTTATTCATTCCAAACTAAATTTGTCGAACGCACGAACCAATATTGTGTTGGTGATAAACAATTAGAGATAACTGATATGGGACCACTTATTACTGAAAAAGAAGCAATTCGTGTTGAAAATTTAGTAAATGAAGCAATTGAAAAAGGTGCATTATTACTTACCGGTGGAAAACGAAACGGTGCCTTTTATTTGCCAACTGTTTTAACTAATGTACCTAAAAACTGTACAATCGCTACAGATGAAATCTTTGGTCCAGTAGTACTTCTGTATTCTGTTCCTGATCTTGATGAAGCGATCAGACTTTCGAATGAAGTGAATTATGGCTTACAGGCGGGGATTTTTACGAAAAGTATCGATAAAGCACATAGAGCCATTGCTAAGATGGATGTTGGTGGAATTATGATTAATGACAGCAGCGACTACCGAATAGATTCCATGCCATTTGGCGGAGTGAAAAAATCGGGATTAGGACGCGAGGGAATTAAATTCTCAGTTCAGGAAATGACAGAGCCGAAAGTTGTTTGTTTTAAACTATCTGATTATTGA
- a CDS encoding homoserine dehydrogenase: MAHKLAFIGFGVVGQGLAEIIRDKKEALRQDEGFEANIVAISDLLKGSIYHPNGLDIDTALRVLRETGSLENYPPTQGLVTGWDSLKTIRETNADTIIEVSYTDVKTGQPAINHCKAAFENGKNVVMTNKGPVALAYKELSEIANKHGVYWGFEGTVMSGTPALRMPIATLAGNDITEIRGILNGTTNYILTQMEIAGITYEEALKEAQELGYAEADPTSDVEGYDARYKIVILSNYVMRAPLTVEEVSCKGITGITLRDIETAKAEGKRWKLLAKARKEGNKVIASIAPEKVDITDSLASISGATNAITYKCDLLGAVTLSGAGAGKVETGFSLLIDLITIDRQKQLVKI, from the coding sequence ATGGCTCATAAATTAGCATTTATTGGATTTGGTGTAGTGGGGCAAGGTTTGGCAGAAATTATTCGTGATAAAAAAGAAGCCCTAAGACAAGATGAGGGTTTTGAAGCTAATATTGTGGCAATATCCGATTTATTAAAAGGCTCGATTTATCATCCAAACGGTCTTGATATTGATACGGCTCTCCGAGTGTTAAGAGAAACTGGTAGCCTCGAAAACTATCCACCAACTCAGGGGCTAGTGACGGGATGGGATAGTTTAAAAACAATTCGTGAGACAAATGCGGATACGATTATTGAGGTTTCGTACACAGACGTAAAAACAGGTCAACCAGCGATTAATCATTGTAAAGCTGCGTTTGAGAATGGGAAAAATGTTGTCATGACGAACAAAGGTCCTGTTGCTCTTGCTTACAAAGAGCTTTCTGAAATTGCCAACAAACATGGCGTTTACTGGGGATTTGAGGGAACTGTAATGAGCGGAACTCCAGCATTGCGTATGCCAATCGCTACACTGGCTGGAAATGATATTACTGAAATACGCGGTATTTTAAATGGTACGACAAACTACATTTTAACCCAAATGGAAATAGCAGGTATAACTTACGAGGAAGCTTTAAAAGAGGCACAGGAGCTAGGATATGCAGAAGCAGACCCTACCAGTGATGTAGAAGGCTATGATGCAAGATACAAAATTGTTATTTTATCAAACTATGTAATGAGAGCACCTCTGACAGTGGAAGAAGTATCGTGCAAAGGAATCACAGGAATTACGTTAAGAGATATTGAAACAGCAAAAGCAGAAGGAAAACGGTGGAAACTATTAGCTAAAGCACGCAAAGAAGGTAACAAAGTAATTGCATCAATTGCACCAGAAAAAGTAGATATCACAGATTCGCTTGCCTCGATCAGCGGAGCTACTAACGCTATTACCTATAAATGTGATCTTTTAGGCGCAGTGACATTGAGCGGCGCGGGTGCCGGGAAAGTCGAAACGGGCTTCTCCCTCTTAATAGATTTAATTACTATTGATCGTCAAAAACAATTAGTGAAAATTTAA
- a CDS encoding M20 metallopeptidase family protein, with amino-acid sequence MSNTHPIVDQVNCLFTKLIEWRRTFHQFPELSFKEFRTSKFVAETLRMIDGMKVDTGRGVETSVIGILTSGDGPTFAIRADIDAIPIQEESTNSYCSKNDGVMHACGHDAHTAILLGVATILSDLFKKGEVTGTVKFIFQPAEECTDENGLSGSPYMVKAGAYDNVEAAIALHMCPWLPVGEAQISDGYSMASVDVFEAKIYGTGGHGAYPELGTDPTWMLGPVLQALHGIVARRVSALDAAVISIGQIHAGTASNIIPTEVLIEGTIRSYSAEIRNLLEIELKKAFSIAEHLGGGYFLNVQRGEPALYNSPLVNEWITETMLEIYPDIQITKGPFGMGGEDFAYVTEQIPGSMFFLGCSRQDGVQRDLHTPIFDIDESCLPIGTAILAQTAIKFLKGKLRSPINQKVEVQSHGS; translated from the coding sequence ATGTCAAATACTCATCCAATAGTTGATCAAGTAAACTGCTTGTTTACTAAACTAATTGAATGGCGTCGCACGTTTCATCAATTTCCTGAACTCAGTTTTAAAGAGTTCAGGACCTCTAAATTTGTTGCTGAAACGTTAAGAATGATAGACGGAATGAAAGTAGACACTGGAAGAGGAGTTGAAACAAGTGTTATTGGCATATTAACTTCAGGTGATGGTCCGACTTTTGCGATTCGTGCTGACATAGATGCTATTCCAATTCAAGAAGAAAGTACAAATAGTTATTGCTCAAAAAATGATGGTGTTATGCATGCATGCGGACACGATGCACATACAGCTATTTTACTGGGTGTGGCTACCATACTTTCAGATCTCTTTAAAAAGGGGGAAGTAACAGGGACGGTTAAGTTTATATTTCAACCTGCTGAAGAATGTACGGACGAAAATGGACTTTCTGGATCTCCTTATATGGTGAAAGCGGGCGCTTACGATAATGTAGAGGCTGCAATCGCTCTTCATATGTGTCCTTGGCTACCTGTAGGTGAAGCACAAATTAGCGATGGATACAGCATGGCAAGTGTTGATGTATTTGAAGCTAAAATATATGGTACAGGTGGCCACGGAGCTTATCCAGAACTGGGAACAGACCCTACCTGGATGCTAGGACCTGTTCTGCAAGCGTTACACGGAATTGTTGCTCGTAGAGTTTCTGCTTTAGATGCTGCAGTTATAAGTATAGGTCAAATCCATGCAGGAACAGCCAGTAATATAATCCCGACAGAGGTTTTAATAGAAGGTACGATTAGAAGCTATTCAGCTGAAATACGTAATTTATTGGAAATAGAGTTAAAGAAAGCGTTTTCAATTGCTGAACACTTAGGCGGAGGCTATTTCTTGAATGTACAAAGAGGTGAACCAGCCTTATATAATAGTCCCCTAGTCAACGAATGGATTACTGAAACGATGCTTGAGATATACCCTGATATTCAAATAACTAAGGGTCCTTTTGGAATGGGAGGAGAAGATTTCGCCTATGTAACGGAACAGATTCCAGGTTCCATGTTTTTTCTAGGCTGTTCACGGCAAGACGGAGTTCAGCGGGATTTGCACACGCCAATCTTTGATATTGACGAATCCTGCTTGCCAATAGGGACAGCAATACTAGCACAGACAGCAATAAAATTTTTAAAAGGTAAGCTTAGGTCACCAATTAATCAGAAGGTAGAGGTGCAATCACATGGCTCATAA
- a CDS encoding cystathionine gamma-synthase family protein, giving the protein MTHKDIQIGTKAVWAGEKEYLVHGATQVPVVLSVAYTYDDMDEWYDVAIGKKKGHIYGRNTNPTVQAFEDKVKVLEGAEAATSFSTGMAAISNTLATFLLPGDRIVSVKDTYGGTNKIFTEFLPRLNIDVALAETGNHEAIEAEVAKGCKILYLETPTNPTVKITDIERMAKAGQAAGAIVIIDNTFGTPINQNPLALGVDLVIHSATKFLCGHADALGGVLVGSHQLVEQVYHYREINGATMDPMAAYLTLRGMKTLHIRVREQCKNAMELAKYLQTKEIVEDVFYPGLETHPNHDIAKKQMKDFGGMLSFAVKGGVDTVRDLLPKLQYAHRAANLGSVETTVGPARTTSHVECTPEERAAMGIPEGLIRVSCGIEDIEDILADFEQAFNHVESALKV; this is encoded by the coding sequence ATGACACACAAAGACATTCAAATAGGTACAAAAGCAGTATGGGCTGGAGAAAAAGAATATTTAGTACATGGTGCCACACAAGTACCAGTCGTATTGAGCGTAGCTTACACATACGACGATATGGATGAGTGGTATGACGTGGCAATTGGCAAGAAAAAGGGACATATTTATGGACGCAACACAAACCCGACTGTCCAAGCATTTGAAGATAAAGTGAAAGTTCTAGAAGGTGCAGAAGCGGCAACAAGTTTCTCTACAGGGATGGCAGCAATCAGCAATACTCTGGCTACATTCTTATTGCCAGGTGATCGCATTGTTTCTGTTAAAGACACATACGGCGGCACAAACAAAATCTTTACTGAGTTCCTTCCGCGTCTAAATATCGATGTAGCTTTAGCTGAAACAGGAAATCATGAAGCAATCGAAGCGGAAGTTGCTAAAGGGTGTAAAATTCTCTACTTGGAAACACCGACAAATCCAACAGTTAAAATTACGGATATCGAACGTATGGCAAAAGCTGGTCAGGCAGCGGGGGCTATTGTCATCATTGATAACACTTTCGGAACTCCGATCAACCAAAACCCGCTTGCACTTGGCGTTGACTTGGTTATCCATAGTGCAACAAAATTCCTTTGTGGACATGCGGATGCACTTGGCGGAGTGTTAGTGGGTTCTCATCAACTCGTTGAGCAAGTTTACCACTACCGTGAAATCAATGGAGCAACAATGGATCCAATGGCAGCTTACTTGACTTTACGAGGAATGAAAACTCTTCACATTCGTGTCCGTGAACAATGTAAGAATGCAATGGAACTTGCGAAATACTTGCAAACAAAAGAAATTGTCGAAGATGTTTTCTACCCGGGGCTTGAAACGCATCCAAACCACGACATCGCGAAAAAACAAATGAAAGATTTCGGTGGCATGCTTAGCTTTGCAGTAAAAGGTGGAGTTGATACAGTAAGAGATCTTCTTCCTAAATTGCAATACGCACACCGTGCAGCAAACCTAGGTTCAGTTGAAACAACAGTAGGGCCTGCCCGTACGACAAGCCATGTTGAATGCACTCCTGAAGAACGCGCAGCAATGGGAATACCAGAAGGATTAATTCGCGTATCTTGTGGAATTGAAGATATTGAAGATATCCTTGCAGACTTTGAACAAGCGTTTAATCACGTTGAAAGTGCTTTGAAAGTTTAA
- a CDS encoding cyclodeaminase has protein sequence MLIFTEQELKQYVELNLEAIDIIEDGFTKLANNEVEMPPIMRIDIHDQNGEVDVKTAYIKGKEMFAIKVSSGFFNNHKQGLPSGNGLMMLISTQTGIPHALLLDNGYLTEIRTAAAGAVAAKYLSRENIETVGVIGAGSQARFQVRAIALVRDFKKLIVYARSTDRAEKYAEEMAAELGVDVQVAENAEQVVRCSDLVVTTTPAKEPVIKAEWLHPGIHITAMGSDAEHKQELEDEVLARADKLVCDTKAQCSKLGELHHALESGALTDDSFIIELGQLTSKELDGRDNDEQITVCDLTGTGVQDTAIALFAYTEMVKRNIGLKIGNEMVALKN, from the coding sequence ATGCTTATATTTACGGAGCAGGAGCTTAAACAATATGTGGAATTAAATCTTGAAGCAATTGACATTATTGAAGATGGATTTACAAAATTAGCAAACAATGAAGTGGAAATGCCACCGATAATGCGTATTGATATTCACGATCAAAATGGCGAAGTAGATGTGAAAACTGCGTATATAAAAGGTAAAGAGATGTTTGCCATAAAGGTTTCTTCTGGATTTTTTAATAATCATAAGCAGGGTCTTCCAAGTGGGAATGGACTAATGATGTTGATTAGTACACAAACGGGGATTCCACATGCGCTTCTTTTGGATAATGGTTATTTAACTGAGATTAGAACTGCTGCAGCGGGAGCGGTTGCTGCAAAATACCTTTCTCGGGAAAACATTGAAACTGTAGGAGTAATAGGAGCGGGAAGTCAAGCGAGGTTCCAGGTGAGAGCAATAGCTCTAGTACGGGATTTTAAAAAGCTAATTGTTTATGCACGTTCAACTGACCGTGCTGAAAAGTACGCAGAAGAAATGGCTGCTGAGTTAGGGGTAGACGTCCAAGTGGCGGAAAACGCGGAACAGGTTGTTCGCTGCAGTGACTTAGTCGTCACGACAACGCCGGCAAAAGAGCCAGTTATTAAAGCTGAATGGCTGCATCCTGGGATTCATATTACAGCAATGGGCTCTGATGCCGAACATAAACAAGAGTTGGAAGATGAAGTATTAGCTCGGGCGGATAAGCTTGTGTGTGATACAAAAGCACAATGTTCCAAACTTGGAGAATTGCATCATGCATTAGAAAGTGGTGCCCTCACAGACGATTCGTTCATTATCGAACTCGGTCAATTAACTTCAAAAGAGTTGGACGGTCGTGACAATGATGAACAAATTACAGTTTGTGATTTAACCGGAACGGGTGTTCAGGATACAGCGATTGCGTTATTTGCTTACACTGAAATGGTCAAACGGAATATAGGATTAAAGATTGGAAATGAAATGGTAGCACTAAAAAACTAA